CGCGCCGCGGAAGGCGTAGATCGACTGGTCCGAGTCGCCGACCACGGTGAGATCCGCGGCCGGGTCCTCCCCCACCAGCTCCCGCACCAGCTGGTACTGAGCGGTGTTGGTGTCCTGGTACTCGTCCACCAGCAGGTGGCGGAAGCGGCGGCGGTAGCCCTCGCGGATCGCGGGGTTCTCGCGCAGCAGCTCGACGGTCAGGCCGATGAGGTCGTCGAAGTCCACCGCATTGGCCTGGCGCAGGCGCTCGGTGTAGTTGGTGTAAATGCGGGAGAGCAGCTGGTCCGCATCGTTCTTCGAGGTCTCCGCCCGGTCCGCGAAGTCGATCGGGTCCACCAGGTCGTTCTTCAGGGTGGAGATCCGCGAGGCGAGCGCGCGGGGGGCGTGCTTCTTGGTGTCCAGCTGGAGGTCCTTGGCGATCGTGGTGATCAGGCGCAGGGAGTCGGCGCTGTCGTAGATCGTGAACGAGCTCTTCAGCCCGGCCGCGGCGGCGTCCCGGCGCAGGATCCGCACGCAGGCGCTGTGGAAGGTGGAGACCCACATGGTGCGCGCGGCGGGGCCGACAAGCTCCTCGACGCGCTCGCGCATCTCGGCGGCGGCCTTGTTGGTGAAGGTGATCGCGAGGATCTCGCCGGGCATCGCCTCGCCGGTGCGCAGCAGATGGGCGATACGGCGGGTGAGCACGCGGGTCTTGCCCGAGCCGGCGCCGGCGACGATCAGCAGCGGGCTGCCGCGGTGCTCGACGGCCTCGCGCTGGGCGGGATTCAGCCCGTTCACGAGCTCCTCCAGCCCCGGGGCGTCCAGGCGGGGCGCCCAGGCGCGCGCCGGGGGCATCGGCCGGGAGGCCGGGGGCTCCTCGGGCGCGGGGAGCTCGTCGTAGGGCGGCTCCTCCTCGTACGGGGGCTCCTCCTCGAAGGGCGGCTCGTCCTCCGGCGGTGGCTCACGATCCAGGAGGTCGTCGCCCTGCCCGGATCGATCGTCCTCGTCGGCCGTACCACCTGCGGGCCTGCCGCCTGCGGCCGACGCAGGCGGGGTCGGCGGGGTCACCGACACCCCGTCCAGGCGGCGGAAGGCGTCGGGCAGCGCGAAGTCGTCGAAGAGAGAGCTCATGAGGGTCCCAGGATAGGCGCGGGACCCGACAGCAGGCGCGCTGGCGGGTCCCGTGGTGGACGGAGCGGGGGCGGGGAGGAGCGGTCCGCGGTCCGCGGAGGTGATCAGACGAAGACGGCGACGATCACGTTGACGATGATGGCGGTCGGGATGCCGAACCACACGGCCGACGGGGTCTGCTCGCCCTTGCGGTCGGCGATGTAGGCCAGGACCACCGCGATGATCGCGACGATCAGCTTGATGCCGAGCTTCATGTGGTTGGGGTCGTAGGCGATGGAGACCAGTGCGGCCAGGACGATGCCGAAGACGAGGGCACCGGCGGCGGCGTGCGCCATGCCCTTGTTGGGGACGCGGGTGCGGGCGGAGGCGACCCAGGTGCCGAGCGCGACCGCCCAGCAGATCATGTGCAGCACGACGAACAAGGAGATCAGGAAGGACATGCCTCGATGCTAGTTGTCCGGCGCTGAGAAGTCCCTGCCCCGTGCATGCGAGAATCGCCGCATGTCAGAGGCCTCACCCGGTTCCCCGGATCGTCCCTCCGCCGACCGGCCGCAGGGCCCCGCGCTCCCGGCCCCCGACGCCGCGGCCGGGGACGGGCTGGAGTGGATGGGCGAGGACTACGAGGAGATCGGCGAGCGCCCCTCCGCGCCCGCGGCCCGACGGATAGTCGCCGGTGTCCTCTCGGGTCTGCTGGTGCTCGCGCTGCTGGCCTGGGCGCTGCCCTGGGCGACCGGCTCGACCTGGCCGCAGATCCTCTCCGCCCTCGGCGCCCTGCCAATGTGGGCGGTGCCGGCGATGCTGGTGCTCGGCGTCGCGGCGCTGCTGCTCGAATCGCTGACCGTGCGGGCAGCCGTGCCCGGTGCCCGGACCTCCACCGCGCTGCTGGGCCATGCTGCCTCGCAGGGCGCGGCGCTCGCGGTCCCCGGCGGGTCGATGCTCGGACTGGGGCTGCTGGCCTGGATCCTGCGCCGCGCCGGCCTCGCCCTGCCCGTCATCCTCACCGGCATCATCGCCGCGTCCCTCGTGGAGATGGCGATCACCTCGGTGCTGATCCCGCTGCTGGGGCTCGGCGCCTATGCGCTCTCCTCGCTGCTCGCCCCCACGGGCCTCGAGCTGCCGGGCGCGCTCTGGGCGGCGGTGGTGGCCGTGGCGGTGGCGGTGCTCGCCCTGGTCCTCACCGGGGTCCTGCTGCAGCGTCGGGTGCTGGCCGGTCTGCTCTCAGGTCTCGGCGGGGCGGTGCCGGAGAACGTCGCCTGCGGGATCCTCCACCAGCGCGACGTGCTGGTGGAGATGCTGCGCCGACGTGGCCCGGCGCTCGTGCTGCCCACCCTCGCGGCGCGGGTGCTGCAGTGGGGGGCGCTGCTGGCGGCGATCGAGGCGGTCGGCGCCGACGTGCCGCTGCTGCTGACGGTGGCGATCTTCGCGCTCGGGCGGGTGCTGGCGCTCGTGCCGCTGACGCCCGGCGGTGCCGGGATCGCGGAGACGGTGGGCGGGGCGGCGCTGGTGGCGCTCGGCGTCGCCTCCGCCGATGCAGCCGCGGCGATGCTCCTGCTGCTCGTGGCGATGCTGATCGTGCCGCTGGCGGCCGGCGGGCTCGCCCTCGCTCTCGCCGTGGGCGGGCGTCCGCGCCACGAGGCGGAGGCGCGCTGAGCGCTCAGTCCTCCGGGTCGAAGTCCGGGGTCTCGATGCCCAGGCTGTGGGAGGGATGGACGGACGAGGGATGGGCGAGCAGCCCCTCCTCGGCGCTCGGGCGCAGCGGGAAGCCGCCGATGCTCGCACCGTGGTCGGTGCCTCCGAAGGAGGCGACACCCATGTGCGAGACGACGTCGTGCACGTGCCGGTGCGCGTCGTCGCCCGTGCCCAGGAAGCCCGCGCCGAGGTAGCCGCCGAGCCTGCGCCCGCTGCTCCGCTCCGCGACGACCGCGGCCTCGTCCAGGCGCCGCGCGGCGGCGCGAAGTCCGGTGGCGACGCGGCCCAGCTCGGCGTGCTCCTCCAGGGTCCAGCGCTCGTGGATCCGCTCCCCCGTGCGACGGGTCGCCGGGTCCTCGGAGCGTGCGACCTCGGCGAGCGTGTTCGCCAGGCGCAGGCGCAGCAGGGTGACCCGGTCCGCGGCGCGGCGCTGGGCGTCGGCGAGTCCTCGCAGCGCGCGCGGATCTGCGCTCA
This genomic interval from Brachybacterium aquaticum contains the following:
- a CDS encoding lysylphosphatidylglycerol synthase domain-containing protein, whose amino-acid sequence is MSEASPGSPDRPSADRPQGPALPAPDAAAGDGLEWMGEDYEEIGERPSAPAARRIVAGVLSGLLVLALLAWALPWATGSTWPQILSALGALPMWAVPAMLVLGVAALLLESLTVRAAVPGARTSTALLGHAASQGAALAVPGGSMLGLGLLAWILRRAGLALPVILTGIIAASLVEMAITSVLIPLLGLGAYALSSLLAPTGLELPGALWAAVVAVAVAVLALVLTGVLLQRRVLAGLLSGLGGAVPENVACGILHQRDVLVEMLRRRGPALVLPTLAARVLQWGALLAAIEAVGADVPLLLTVAIFALGRVLALVPLTPGGAGIAETVGGAALVALGVASADAAAAMLLLLVAMLIVPLAAGGLALALAVGGRPRHEAEAR